In Urechidicola croceus, a single window of DNA contains:
- a CDS encoding penicillin acylase family protein yields the protein MKKRILTLLKILVVFFLMLIITGYFFVNNLKPTYEGNINLQGLQSTTDVYFDDYGIPHIYAKNETDAIKTLGYVHAQDRLWQMELLRRIAPGKLSEIFGEVAIENDKFNITLGIDEYSQKTVDSFDKNSETYKLSMAYLDGINQYIIEGKTPIEFYILGIDKKEFTLNDVHNIIGYMAFSFAMAYKTDPILSSLQAKLGNEYIKELGIDINPNSTLIKNYNNTNSIIAREVAKIQGKSPIPAFIGSNSWVVASEKAKNGKVLFANDPHIGYSSPSVWYEAHIKTPDFESYGYYLGGVPFPLLQHNREYAYGLTMFENDDLDFYQEENHPTDNSKYKTINGYKPYKISNKIITVKDTENIEFKVKSSIHGPLINDAIKGLESKKPLAMSWIYTKTPNKILEAIYKMSHANNVGEFKSGVSLIHAPGLNVMYGDNNGNISWIAAGKLYKLPEKANPKFVLNGTNGKDEIEEYLDFSQNPQAHNPPWNYVYSNNNQPDSIAGMLYPGYYLPEDRAKRTVQLLEEKNDFDVDDYKKMLNDSKSLVAEELSKIIVSEVKSASKTENEIESIKILENWDGNFVKSSIGATIYSRFVFLFMRNTFEDEITKEVFFDFVNTHIMKRMIAQQVRKEESIWWDNINTNEKEVKSDIFKKSFSETVSSLEKQLGTDVNSWTWNRVHKVEHTHPLGSVQTLKTYFNVGTYDIDGANEVLNQQINDYTLDATYNIHAGPSTRRIVDFSDVDNSWSILPTGNSGNPLSKHYRDQAEMFANGEFRKMRMNKEEIEKVSTKLILTSIN from the coding sequence ATGAAAAAACGAATTCTAACACTATTAAAAATACTCGTTGTGTTTTTTTTAATGTTAATTATTACTGGCTACTTTTTTGTAAATAATTTAAAACCTACATACGAAGGCAATATTAATTTACAAGGGCTACAATCTACTACTGATGTATATTTTGACGACTACGGAATTCCTCACATTTATGCTAAAAATGAAACAGACGCTATAAAAACTTTAGGGTATGTACATGCTCAAGATCGTTTATGGCAAATGGAACTTTTACGCCGTATCGCTCCAGGAAAATTATCAGAAATATTTGGTGAAGTGGCAATTGAAAATGATAAATTCAACATCACATTAGGCATCGATGAATATTCTCAAAAAACCGTTGATAGTTTTGATAAAAATAGTGAAACATACAAACTATCAATGGCCTATTTAGATGGAATCAATCAATACATTATAGAAGGAAAAACACCAATAGAATTTTACATACTTGGAATAGATAAAAAAGAATTTACATTAAATGACGTTCACAATATCATTGGCTATATGGCATTTAGTTTTGCAATGGCATATAAAACTGACCCAATACTAAGTAGTTTACAAGCAAAATTAGGAAATGAATATATCAAAGAATTAGGAATTGACATTAATCCAAATTCAACATTGATAAAAAATTATAATAACACAAATTCAATTATTGCACGTGAAGTTGCCAAAATTCAAGGCAAATCACCAATTCCAGCATTTATTGGTAGCAATAGTTGGGTAGTTGCTTCTGAAAAAGCAAAAAATGGCAAGGTTTTATTTGCAAATGATCCACATATTGGATATTCCTCACCTTCCGTTTGGTACGAAGCACATATCAAAACACCTGACTTTGAAAGTTATGGTTATTATCTTGGCGGAGTTCCATTTCCTTTACTTCAACACAATCGTGAATATGCCTATGGATTAACCATGTTTGAAAATGACGATTTAGATTTCTATCAAGAAGAAAATCACCCAACAGACAATTCAAAATACAAGACTATTAACGGTTATAAACCATATAAAATATCAAATAAAATAATTACTGTAAAAGATACTGAAAACATAGAGTTTAAAGTTAAAAGTTCAATTCATGGTCCGTTAATAAATGATGCTATAAAAGGTTTAGAGTCTAAAAAACCCCTTGCCATGTCATGGATTTACACCAAAACCCCAAATAAAATATTAGAAGCTATATACAAAATGTCTCACGCAAACAATGTTGGAGAGTTTAAAAGTGGTGTTTCTTTAATACATGCACCAGGATTAAATGTCATGTATGGTGATAATAATGGAAACATTTCATGGATCGCAGCAGGAAAACTATATAAATTACCAGAAAAAGCAAATCCAAAATTTGTTTTAAACGGAACAAATGGAAAAGACGAAATTGAAGAATATTTAGATTTTAGTCAAAACCCCCAAGCACATAATCCACCATGGAATTATGTATATTCCAATAACAATCAGCCTGATTCAATTGCTGGAATGTTATATCCTGGATATTATTTACCTGAAGATAGAGCCAAAAGAACCGTTCAATTATTAGAAGAAAAAAATGATTTTGATGTTGATGATTATAAAAAAATGTTGAATGACTCAAAATCATTAGTCGCCGAAGAACTTTCTAAAATTATAGTTTCAGAGGTAAAGTCAGCATCAAAAACTGAAAATGAAATAGAATCAATAAAAATTCTTGAAAATTGGGATGGAAACTTTGTTAAATCAAGTATTGGAGCGACTATTTATAGTCGGTTTGTATTCTTATTTATGAGAAATACATTTGAAGATGAAATAACCAAAGAAGTATTTTTTGATTTTGTAAATACGCACATCATGAAAAGAATGATTGCTCAACAAGTTCGAAAAGAGGAATCAATTTGGTGGGATAATATTAATACCAATGAAAAAGAAGTGAAATCAGATATTTTTAAAAAATCATTTTCAGAAACTGTTTCTTCTCTCGAAAAGCAACTTGGAACAGATGTTAATTCTTGGACTTGGAATCGAGTACATAAAGTTGAACACACACATCCGTTAGGAAGTGTTCAAACTTTAAAAACATACTTTAATGTTGGCACATATGATATTGATGGAGCAAATGAAGTTCTAAATCAACAAATAAACGACTATACTCTAGACGCAACTTATAACATTCATGCAGGACCATCTACACGACGAATTGTAGATTTTTCAGATGTTGATAATAGTTGGAGTATCTTACCAACAGGAAATTCTGGAAATCCTTTAAGTAAACATTATCGAGATCAAGCTGAAATGTTTGCTAATGGAGAATTTCGAAAAATGAGAATGAATAAAGAAGAAATTGAAAAAGTTTCTACCAAACTCATTTTAACATCAATAAACTAA
- a CDS encoding AGE family epimerase/isomerase, which produces MHPIIEKLSLSLGSELRNILNYWKDNTIDNVDGGFVGERDHFNNLVPNASKGIILNSRLLWSFSAASNHYKSNEYKDICDRSYNYLKTFFKDENYGGVFWELDSKGSPINTRKQVYAQAFMIYALSEYYMFSGNKEALDWSIEIYELIEKYANDSVNKGYIEAFNEDWSPIEDMRLSDKDENEAKTMNTHLHVLEAYTNLYKVYKNQSLKNNLTELIQLFFDKFLTKENHLNLFFDEEWNLKSSVVSFGHDIETAWLLIEAAKVIENQELINETNKVAILIADRFLEKGIDEDGGVLNEYDPETGRLDGDKHWWPQAEALVGLRYAYNISNDEKYLNASSAIWEFTQKNIIDNENGEWFWRVDKSRNLITTEYKVGMWKAPYHNSRACINLS; this is translated from the coding sequence ATGCATCCAATAATAGAAAAATTATCACTTTCTTTAGGTTCTGAATTAAGAAATATTCTCAATTATTGGAAAGACAATACAATTGATAATGTTGATGGTGGTTTTGTAGGTGAGAGAGATCATTTTAATAATTTAGTTCCAAATGCTTCAAAAGGGATAATATTAAATTCACGTTTACTATGGTCTTTTTCGGCAGCTTCCAATCATTATAAATCTAATGAGTATAAAGATATTTGTGATCGTTCTTATAATTATTTAAAAACTTTTTTTAAAGACGAAAATTATGGAGGGGTCTTTTGGGAATTAGATTCTAAAGGAAGTCCAATAAATACAAGAAAACAAGTATATGCTCAGGCATTCATGATTTATGCGCTGTCTGAGTACTATATGTTTTCGGGAAACAAAGAAGCACTTGATTGGTCTATAGAAATCTATGAACTCATAGAAAAATATGCTAATGACTCTGTTAATAAGGGTTACATAGAAGCATTTAATGAAGATTGGTCTCCTATTGAAGATATGAGATTGAGTGATAAAGATGAAAATGAAGCTAAAACGATGAATACACATTTACACGTTTTAGAAGCATATACAAATCTTTATAAAGTTTATAAGAATCAAAGTTTAAAAAATAATTTGACAGAATTGATTCAATTATTTTTTGACAAATTCTTAACTAAAGAAAATCATCTGAATTTGTTTTTTGATGAAGAATGGAACTTAAAAAGTTCAGTTGTTTCATTTGGTCACGATATTGAAACTGCTTGGTTATTGATTGAGGCTGCCAAAGTAATTGAAAATCAGGAATTGATAAATGAAACAAATAAAGTAGCTATTTTGATTGCTGATAGGTTTCTTGAAAAAGGAATTGATGAAGATGGGGGTGTATTGAATGAATACGATCCTGAAACTGGTAGGTTAGATGGTGATAAGCATTGGTGGCCACAAGCAGAGGCTTTAGTAGGTTTACGTTATGCTTATAATATTTCTAATGATGAAAAATATTTAAATGCTTCCTCTGCAATTTGGGAGTTTACACAAAAAAATATTATTGATAATGAAAATGGAGAATGGTTTTGGCGAGTTGATAAAAGTCGAAATCTAATCACAACTG
- a CDS encoding AraC family transcriptional regulator, with amino-acid sequence MEFNIANVHREITPISSQDCFLVFDRVKEDFEFPIHFHPEYEINFIINCKGLKRFVGDSVEELEEPIELVLVGSNIIHGWKLHNCTNKDIHEVTIQFHNDLFHNTFLSRRIMKPIRDMFERASQGIVFSTETAEQLKPRFLKISRLNGIDYFIELLSLLNDLATSRNQRLLSSNSINSNNDDFYNSEKIKLVYEYIRDNFETKIKVKDVAQMVNMTEVSFSRFIKKRTGKTFVEYLNDLRIGYASRWLIEKELSISEIAYKSGFNNLANFNRNFKNSRGCTPTEYRKNFEGIKRVL; translated from the coding sequence ATGGAATTCAATATTGCAAATGTACATCGCGAGATAACACCAATTTCTTCGCAGGATTGTTTTTTAGTTTTCGATAGAGTTAAAGAAGATTTTGAATTCCCAATTCATTTCCATCCTGAATATGAAATAAATTTTATCATTAATTGTAAAGGTCTTAAGCGTTTTGTTGGTGATAGTGTTGAAGAATTAGAAGAACCTATTGAACTAGTTCTTGTTGGGTCAAATATTATTCATGGCTGGAAATTACATAATTGCACCAATAAAGATATACATGAAGTAACAATTCAATTTCACAATGACTTATTTCATAATACTTTTTTGTCAAGAAGAATTATGAAACCTATCAGAGATATGTTTGAACGAGCATCACAAGGAATTGTTTTTTCAACTGAAACGGCAGAACAACTGAAACCTAGATTTTTAAAAATTTCTCGATTAAACGGAATTGATTATTTCATTGAATTACTTTCCTTATTAAATGATTTAGCTACTTCAAGAAATCAGCGATTATTGAGTTCAAACTCAATAAACTCTAATAATGATGACTTTTACAATAGTGAAAAAATCAAACTTGTTTATGAATATATTCGCGACAATTTTGAAACTAAAATTAAAGTCAAGGATGTTGCTCAAATGGTTAATATGACTGAAGTTTCATTTAGCCGATTTATTAAAAAACGGACAGGAAAAACATTTGTGGAATATTTAAATGATTTAAGAATTGGGTATGCATCTAGGTGGTTAATTGAAAAAGAATTAAGCATTTCTGAAATTGCTTATAAAAGCGGATTTAATAATTTAGCAAATTTTAATCGTAATTTTAAAAACAGTCGAGGCTGTACCCCTACTGAATATCGCAAAAATTTCGAAGGAATTAAACGGGTACTTTAA
- a CDS encoding glycoside hydrolase family 130 protein, with amino-acid sequence MSTNNLKKVKKRYAKLISKKNKPVSYSNGVYERYKNPVVTADHIPVHWRYDLNPETNPYGMERIGVNVAFNSGAMKWNGKYILAVRVEGNDRKSFFAIAESSNGVDGFEFWDKPIVIPQVEGNPDTNVYDMRLTLHEDGWIYGIFCTERKDPNAPAGDTSSAIANAGIVRTKDLLNWERLPDLVSNTGQQRNVVLHPEFVNGKYGLYTRPQDGFIDIGNGGGIGFGYVEDMENPIVNDEKIFTNKVYHTVYELKNGQGPAPIKTDKGWLHLAHGVRNTAAGLRYTLYMFMTDLNDITKVIHHPAGFFMAPNYKETLGDVSNVLFTNGWIEDEDGKVFIYYASSDTRMHVATTTVDKLIDYCMNTPEDKFTSAGSVETIIDLINKNKGLY; translated from the coding sequence ATGAGTACAAATAACCTTAAAAAGGTAAAAAAACGCTATGCTAAATTAATTAGTAAAAAGAATAAGCCTGTTTCTTATTCAAATGGAGTTTATGAAAGATATAAAAACCCAGTAGTAACTGCTGATCATATTCCAGTTCATTGGAGGTATGATTTGAATCCAGAAACTAACCCTTATGGAATGGAGAGAATTGGGGTGAATGTTGCTTTTAATTCTGGTGCTATGAAATGGAATGGGAAATATATTTTGGCTGTAAGAGTTGAAGGGAATGACCGTAAATCATTTTTTGCTATTGCTGAAAGTTCAAACGGAGTAGATGGTTTTGAATTTTGGGATAAACCAATTGTAATTCCTCAAGTCGAGGGAAATCCAGATACAAATGTATATGATATGCGTTTGACACTACATGAAGATGGTTGGATTTATGGAATTTTTTGTACTGAAAGAAAAGATCCTAATGCTCCTGCAGGAGATACAAGTTCAGCAATTGCAAATGCTGGTATTGTTAGAACTAAAGATTTATTGAACTGGGAGCGTTTGCCTGATTTAGTTTCAAATACTGGACAACAAAGAAATGTAGTGTTACACCCAGAATTTGTAAATGGAAAGTACGGTTTATACACTAGGCCACAAGATGGATTTATTGATATTGGAAACGGTGGAGGAATTGGATTTGGATATGTTGAAGACATGGAAAACCCTATTGTGAATGACGAGAAAATATTTACAAATAAAGTATATCATACTGTTTATGAATTGAAAAACGGGCAAGGGCCAGCACCAATTAAAACTGATAAAGGCTGGTTGCATTTGGCACATGGTGTTCGTAATACTGCTGCAGGATTGCGTTATACTTTGTATATGTTTATGACTGATTTAAATGATATTACAAAAGTTATTCATCATCCTGCAGGTTTCTTTATGGCCCCAAACTATAAAGAAACTTTGGGTGATGTATCTAATGTTTTATTTACTAATGGATGGATAGAAGATGAAGATGGAAAAGTATTTATTTATTACGCATCTTCTGATACTAGAATGCATGTAGCAACAACTACAGTTGATAAATTAATAGATTACTGTATGAATACTCCAGAAGATAAATTTACTTCTGCTGGTTCGGTTGAAACTATTATTGACTTAATTAATAAGAATAAAGGTCTTTATTAA
- a CDS encoding sodium:solute symporter family protein, translating to MKLLHTIDIIIILIYLITIVVIGLVLRKRAQRSKDDYLLGGKSIPWYMLGLSNASGMFDISGTIWLVTLMFVYGIKSAWIPWLWPVFNQIFLMVYLSKWLRRSNATTGAEWIGTRFGFGKGAKMSHIIVVVFALVVCLGYLAYGFIGLGKFVEIFVPWELVSNYIPFEVSPEYVPHFYGTMFTIFAVFYSLLGGMSGIVWADVVQFAIMTIAALVIGYLGWQAVGTGGLNVPDGWMSPFSGGLDMDWNTIIPEVTDKIQSDGYGLFTYLLLMMLFKGILVSVAGPAPTYDMQKILSTKSPAEAAKMSGFVSVILMPIRYLMIAGFAALALIYYDKLDLLNSTGNIDFELILPTAIKEFVPVGLLGLLLAGLIAAFMSTFAGTLNAAQAYLVNDIYLKYTKPNASTNQIKNMNYITGIVVVVVSIVLGLFAENVNAILNIIVSVLYGSYVGANILKWHWWRFNGEGFFWGMVAGLASAYIVPTFLFPDVNELYLFPILLIVSLIGSIIGTYSAPPTEENVLKDFYKNVRPWGFWKPIHDKLVAEDSAFKKNESFGMDMFNVAVGIVAQTTLVIIPMYIIFRQDVPVYIGIAILIVCVFLLKKFWWNKLEEKLD from the coding sequence ATGAAATTACTGCATACTATTGATATTATAATTATTTTAATTTATTTAATTACAATTGTGGTTATCGGACTTGTGCTTCGAAAAAGAGCACAAAGAAGTAAAGATGATTATTTATTGGGAGGAAAATCTATTCCTTGGTATATGTTAGGGCTGTCAAATGCTTCAGGAATGTTTGATATTTCTGGAACGATATGGCTTGTAACATTGATGTTTGTTTATGGGATAAAAAGTGCTTGGATACCATGGTTATGGCCAGTTTTTAATCAAATATTTTTAATGGTTTACCTTTCAAAATGGTTGAGAAGGTCTAATGCGACAACTGGAGCAGAGTGGATAGGAACCCGATTTGGATTTGGTAAAGGAGCAAAAATGTCACATATAATTGTAGTGGTTTTTGCTTTGGTAGTTTGTTTAGGATATTTGGCTTATGGGTTTATAGGTTTGGGTAAATTTGTGGAGATTTTTGTACCATGGGAATTGGTAAGTAATTATATACCTTTTGAAGTTTCTCCTGAATATGTTCCTCATTTTTATGGAACTATGTTCACGATTTTTGCTGTATTTTATTCATTACTTGGAGGGATGTCGGGTATTGTTTGGGCCGATGTTGTTCAATTTGCAATAATGACTATTGCTGCTTTGGTTATAGGCTATCTAGGATGGCAAGCAGTTGGAACTGGAGGTTTAAATGTTCCTGATGGTTGGATGAGTCCATTTAGTGGTGGTTTAGATATGGATTGGAATACCATTATTCCTGAAGTAACTGATAAAATACAAAGTGATGGATATGGTTTGTTTACGTATTTATTATTAATGATGTTGTTTAAAGGGATATTGGTGAGTGTTGCTGGGCCAGCGCCAACTTATGATATGCAAAAAATATTATCAACCAAATCGCCAGCGGAAGCGGCAAAAATGAGCGGATTTGTTTCGGTAATATTAATGCCAATTAGATATTTAATGATTGCAGGATTTGCTGCATTGGCATTGATTTATTACGATAAATTAGATTTGTTGAATTCAACGGGTAATATTGATTTTGAATTAATATTGCCAACAGCAATTAAAGAATTTGTACCTGTTGGATTATTAGGTTTGTTATTAGCAGGTTTAATAGCTGCCTTTATGTCAACTTTTGCTGGAACTTTAAATGCTGCTCAAGCCTATTTGGTTAATGATATCTATTTGAAATATACCAAGCCAAATGCAAGTACTAATCAAATAAAAAACATGAATTATATCACAGGAATAGTTGTGGTTGTAGTTAGTATAGTTTTAGGTTTATTTGCAGAAAATGTAAATGCAATATTAAATATTATTGTTTCGGTACTTTATGGAAGTTATGTTGGGGCAAATATTTTAAAATGGCATTGGTGGAGATTTAATGGAGAGGGGTTTTTCTGGGGAATGGTTGCTGGATTAGCTTCAGCTTATATAGTACCAACATTCTTATTTCCAGATGTAAATGAATTGTACTTATTCCCAATTTTATTGATAGTATCTCTAATAGGAAGTATTATAGGTACTTACTCAGCGCCACCAACTGAAGAAAATGTATTAAAAGACTTTTATAAAAATGTGAGACCTTGGGGATTTTGGAAACCAATTCATGATAAATTGGTTGCTGAAGATTCAGCATTTAAGAAGAATGAAAGTTTTGGAATGGATATGTTCAATGTAGCAGTTGGTATTGTTGCTCAAACTACATTGGTAATTATACCTATGTATATCATTTTTAGACAAGATGTACCAGTATATATAGGAATCGCAATATTAATAGTATGTGTTTTCTTATTGAAAAAATTCTGGTGGAATAAATTAGAGGAGAAATTAGATTAA